The following coding sequences are from one uncultured Cohaesibacter sp. window:
- a CDS encoding tRNA (cytidine(34)-2'-O)-methyltransferase, with protein MAMITSNNTIDIALFQPDIPQNTGTILRMATCLDLHVHIIEPCGFTLNDRTLRRAGMDYLERSSFTKHISWHHFMDWHKESGKRLLLATTKSSASFYDMTFRAGDIILFGRESAGVPQDVHDYADERITIPMREGERSLNLAMSTAMITTEALRQVRSY; from the coding sequence ATGGCCATGATCACCAGCAATAATACGATAGATATCGCCCTTTTTCAGCCGGACATACCGCAGAACACGGGAACCATTCTGAGAATGGCAACCTGTCTGGACCTGCACGTCCATATCATCGAGCCATGTGGCTTCACCCTGAACGACCGCACTCTGCGTCGGGCGGGAATGGACTATCTGGAGCGATCGAGCTTCACAAAGCACATCTCTTGGCACCATTTCATGGACTGGCACAAGGAAAGCGGTAAAAGGCTATTGCTGGCAACAACCAAATCAAGTGCCTCCTTTTACGACATGACCTTCAGGGCGGGAGACATTATCCTGTTCGGAAGAGAGTCGGCTGGGGTTCCGCAAGACGTGCATGACTATGCAGACGAACGAATCACGATCCCCATGCGAGAAGGCGAGCGCTCGCTGAATCTGGCGATGTCGACCGCCATGATAACCACCGAAGCCCTGCGGCAAGTGAGGTCTTATTGA